Below is a genomic region from Gammaproteobacteria bacterium.
CCACTGCACCAGAAAATCCCGCATCGTTTTAATACGTGAGTTGTACTGCGTATCACTGTGACACACGATCCAGAATTCCAGTGGCGGTAATGGAATCCATTCGAGTATGCGTTGTAGTTCGGGCCAATGTTTGGCGAGTTCGACGTGAGTCCCGACGATGCCTGCGCCACTGCGGGCGAGGTTGATTTGGGCGAGATAGTGATCGGTGCGGATAGCAAAATCGTTGCGCGAAAAATGCGCGCCCATCTTGGCTGCTTCGTCGATGAATTCCGTGTCTGCATCGAGGCCGATGATGGTGTGTTGTTTAAAGCTGTCGAGGTCGGTTGGGTCGCCGTGTTTGGCGATGTAGTCTCGATGCGCGTAAAAGCCCATTTCCATATCGGGTAAACGTCGTGCGACCAGGTCGGGTTGGGTGGGGCGAAACATGCGTAGCGCAATATCGGCTTCGCGTTTGTTGAGGCTGCTGGCCTGATTGGTAATCGCGATCTCGATGTGTACGCCGGGGTGTTGTGCGCGAAAGGCGGCGATGGCCGGAGGGAGTAAGTAGATACCAACGATTTCATTCACGCTGATGCGCACATCACCTTCCAGTTTTTCCGACATCCCGGACACCTGGCGATGAAAGCTATCGGCGGCATTGTCCATCTGACTGGCGGCATCGACCAGGCGCTGGCCTTCCTCGGTAAGACTCAGGCCCTGGGTGCTGCGTTTGAATAGATTCAATTTGGTTTGTGATTCAAGGGCTTGAATATCGCGGCTGAGAGTAGGTTGGGAAACGCCAAGCTCCCGCGCCGCCGCAGACAGGCTGCCGAGGCGCGATACTGTCAGAAATACACGGATATAGTCCCAATTGAC
It encodes:
- a CDS encoding LysR family transcriptional regulator, with the protein product MNNVNWDYIRVFLTVSRLGSLSAAARELGVSQPTLSRDIQALESQTKLNLFKRSTQGLSLTEEGQRLVDAASQMDNAADSFHRQVSGMSEKLEGDVRISVNEIVGIYLLPPAIAAFRAQHPGVHIEIAITNQASSLNKREADIALRMFRPTQPDLVARRLPDMEMGFYAHRDYIAKHGDPTDLDSFKQHTIIGLDADTEFIDEAAKMGAHFSRNDFAIRTDHYLAQINLARSGAGIVGTHVELAKHWPELQRILEWIPLPPLEFWIVCHSDTQYNSRIKTMRDFLVQWFEEDVYRAVVL